The proteins below come from a single Oncorhynchus gorbuscha isolate QuinsamMale2020 ecotype Even-year linkage group LG12, OgorEven_v1.0, whole genome shotgun sequence genomic window:
- the LOC123990463 gene encoding L-threonine 3-dehydrogenase, mitochondrial-like isoform X1: MDITFYTVTVKMPVIRTLSKVAKQALLNPGCGCQPITVAVRTISFSPRQVTSDASFHSVSFSETDHPKVLITGGLGQLGVGLAKRLRKRFGNKNVILSDIRKPPSHVFYSGPFIYSDILDYKNLREIVVNNRITWLVHYSALLSAVGEANVSLARDVNITGLHNILDIAAEHGLRLFVPSTIGAFGPTSPRNPTPDLCVQRPRTIYGVSKVHAELMGEYYHHRYGLDFRCLRYPGIISADSQPGGGTTDYAVAIFHDAVKTGKFECNLKPDTRLPMMYIDDCLRATVEMMEAPADTLSMRTYNINAMSFTPEELAQEVQKQLPDLEVTYDIDQVRQAIADSWPMNFDDSNARNDWGWKHDYDLPELVQTMLNYIGSDSRIAQTN, encoded by the exons atggacATTACATTTTATACG GTGACTGTCAAGATGCCTGTTATTAGAACTCTCAGCAAGGTGGCTAAGCAGGCCCTCCTGAACCCAGGAtgtggctgtcagccaatcacagTGGCCGTACGGACCATCAGCTTCTCACCTCGCCAGGTCACCTCAGACGCCAGCTTCCACTCCGTGTCCTTCTCCGAGACGGACCACCCCAAGGTTCTCATCACAG gtgGCCTTGGACAGTTGGGGGTAGGGCTGGCTAAAAGGTTGAG GAAGCGGTTTGGAAACAAGAATGTAATCCTGTCAGATATCAGGAAGCCTCCAAGCCACGTTTTCTACAGCG GCCCCTTCATCTACTCTGACATCCTGGACTATAAGAACCTGCGTGAGATTGTGGTGAACAACCGCATCACCTGGTTGGTCCATTACAGTGCCCTGCTCAGCGCCGTGGGAGAGGCCAACGTATCTCTGGCTCGCGACGTCAACATCACTG GGCTCCACAACATCCTGGACATTGCAGCGGAGCACGGCCTGCGTCTGTTCGTCCCCAGCACCATCGGAGCCTTTGGGCCCACCTCACCCCGGAACCcgacccctgacctctgtgtcCAGAGACCCAGGACCATCTATGGAGTGTCCAAGGTTCACGCAGAGCTCATGGGAGAG TACTACCACCACCGCTACGGCCTTGACTTCCGCTGTCTGCGCTACCCAGGAATAATATCTGCTGACTCACAGCCTGGAGGAGGAACGACAG aCTACGCGGTAGCCATATTCCATGATGCCGTCAAAACGGGGAAGTTTGAGTGCAACCTGAAGCCAGACACGCGGCTGCCCATGATGTACATAGACGACTGTCTGCGTGCCACCGTGGAGATGATGGAAGCCCCCGCAGACACCCTCTCCATGAGGACCTATAACATCAACGCCATGAGCTTTACCCCTGAAGAGCTGGCTCAGGAGGTCCAGAAGCAGCTGCCGGACCTGGAGGTCACCTACGACATTGATCAAGTCAGACAGGCCATCG CTGACAGCTGGCCAATGAACTTTGACGACTCTAACGCGCGGAACGACTGGGGCTGGAAACATGACTACGACCTCCCGGAGCTCGTCCAGACCATGCTCAACTACATCGGCTCAGACTCGCGCATCGCACAGACCAACTGA
- the LOC123990463 gene encoding L-threonine 3-dehydrogenase, mitochondrial-like isoform X2 yields the protein MPVIRTLSKVAKQALLNPGCGCQPITVAVRTISFSPRQVTSDASFHSVSFSETDHPKVLITGGLGQLGVGLAKRLRKRFGNKNVILSDIRKPPSHVFYSGPFIYSDILDYKNLREIVVNNRITWLVHYSALLSAVGEANVSLARDVNITGLHNILDIAAEHGLRLFVPSTIGAFGPTSPRNPTPDLCVQRPRTIYGVSKVHAELMGEYYHHRYGLDFRCLRYPGIISADSQPGGGTTDYAVAIFHDAVKTGKFECNLKPDTRLPMMYIDDCLRATVEMMEAPADTLSMRTYNINAMSFTPEELAQEVQKQLPDLEVTYDIDQVRQAIADSWPMNFDDSNARNDWGWKHDYDLPELVQTMLNYIGSDSRIAQTN from the exons ATGCCTGTTATTAGAACTCTCAGCAAGGTGGCTAAGCAGGCCCTCCTGAACCCAGGAtgtggctgtcagccaatcacagTGGCCGTACGGACCATCAGCTTCTCACCTCGCCAGGTCACCTCAGACGCCAGCTTCCACTCCGTGTCCTTCTCCGAGACGGACCACCCCAAGGTTCTCATCACAG gtgGCCTTGGACAGTTGGGGGTAGGGCTGGCTAAAAGGTTGAG GAAGCGGTTTGGAAACAAGAATGTAATCCTGTCAGATATCAGGAAGCCTCCAAGCCACGTTTTCTACAGCG GCCCCTTCATCTACTCTGACATCCTGGACTATAAGAACCTGCGTGAGATTGTGGTGAACAACCGCATCACCTGGTTGGTCCATTACAGTGCCCTGCTCAGCGCCGTGGGAGAGGCCAACGTATCTCTGGCTCGCGACGTCAACATCACTG GGCTCCACAACATCCTGGACATTGCAGCGGAGCACGGCCTGCGTCTGTTCGTCCCCAGCACCATCGGAGCCTTTGGGCCCACCTCACCCCGGAACCcgacccctgacctctgtgtcCAGAGACCCAGGACCATCTATGGAGTGTCCAAGGTTCACGCAGAGCTCATGGGAGAG TACTACCACCACCGCTACGGCCTTGACTTCCGCTGTCTGCGCTACCCAGGAATAATATCTGCTGACTCACAGCCTGGAGGAGGAACGACAG aCTACGCGGTAGCCATATTCCATGATGCCGTCAAAACGGGGAAGTTTGAGTGCAACCTGAAGCCAGACACGCGGCTGCCCATGATGTACATAGACGACTGTCTGCGTGCCACCGTGGAGATGATGGAAGCCCCCGCAGACACCCTCTCCATGAGGACCTATAACATCAACGCCATGAGCTTTACCCCTGAAGAGCTGGCTCAGGAGGTCCAGAAGCAGCTGCCGGACCTGGAGGTCACCTACGACATTGATCAAGTCAGACAGGCCATCG CTGACAGCTGGCCAATGAACTTTGACGACTCTAACGCGCGGAACGACTGGGGCTGGAAACATGACTACGACCTCCCGGAGCTCGTCCAGACCATGCTCAACTACATCGGCTCAGACTCGCGCATCGCACAGACCAACTGA